In Choloepus didactylus isolate mChoDid1 chromosome X, mChoDid1.pri, whole genome shotgun sequence, a genomic segment contains:
- the FLNA gene encoding filamin-A isoform X1, protein MSSFHSRAGQSAAGAALGSGGADSRDAEMPATEKDLAEDAPWKKIQQNTFTRWCNEHLKCVSKRIANLQTDLSDGLRLIALLEVLSQKKMHRKHNQRPTFRQMQLENVSVALEFLDRESIKLVSIDSKAIVDGNLKLILGLVWTLILHYSISMPMWDEEEDEEAKKQTPKQRLLGWIQNKLPQLPITNFSRDWQSGRALGALVDSCAPGLCPDWDSWDASKPVNNAREAMQQADDWLGIPQVITPEEIVDPNVDEHSVMTYLSQFPKAKLKPGAPLRPKLNPKKARAYGPGIEPTGNMVKKRAEFTVETRSAGQGEVLVYVEDPAGHQEEAKVTANNDKNRTFSVWYVPEVTGTHKVTVLFAGQHIAKSPFEVYVDKSQGDASKVTAQGPGLEPSGNIAHKTTYFEIFMAGAGTGEVDVTIQDPTGQKGSVQPQLEARGDSMYCCSYQPTMEGTHTVHVTFAGMPIPRSPYSVSVGQACNPGACRAVGRGLQPKGVRVKETADFKVYTKGAGSGELKVTVKGPKGEERVKQKDLGDSVYGFEYYPTVPGTYTVTITWGGQNIAHSPFEVKVGTECGNQKVRAWGPGLEGGVVGRSADFVVEAIGDDVGTLGFSVEGPSQAKIECDDKGDSSCDVRYWPQEAGEYAVHVLCNSEDIRLSPFMADIREAPQDFHPDRVKAHGPGLEKTGIAVNKPAEFTVDAKHGGKAPLKVQVQDNEGCPVEASVKDNGNGTYSCSYVPRKPVKHTATVSWGGVNIPNSPFRVNVGAGSHPNKVKVYGPGVAKTGLKAHEPTYFTVDCTEAGQGDVSIGIKCAPGVVGPAEADIDFDIIRNDNDTFTVKYTPCGAGSYTIMVLFADQATPTSPIRVKVEPSHDASKVKAEGPGLSRTGVELSKPTYFTVNAKAAGKGKLDVQFSGPAKGDAVRDVDVIDHHDNTYTVKYTPVQQGPVGVNVTYGGDPIPKSPFSMGVVPSLDLSKIKVSGLGEKVDVGKDQEFTVKSKGAGGQGKVASKIVGPSGAAVPCKVEPGLGADNSVVRFVPREEGPYEVEVTYDGVPVPGSPFPLEAVPPTKPSKVKAFGPGLQGGRAGSPARFTIDTKGAGTGGLGLTVEGPCEAQLECLDNGDGTCSVSYVPTEPGDYNINILFADTHIPGSPFKAHVAPCFDASKVKCSGPGLERATAGEAGQFHVDCSSAGSAELTIEIRSEAGLPAEVHIQDHGDGTHTITYIPLCPGAYTVTIKYGGQPVPNFPSKLQVAPAVDTSGVQCYGPGIEGQGVFREATTEFSVDARVLTQAGGPHVKARVANPSGNLTETYVQDCGDGTYKVEYTPYEEGLHSVDVTYDGSPVPSSPFQVPVTEGCNPSWVRVHGPGLQSGTTNQPNRFTVETRGAGTGGLGLAVEGPSEAKMSCTDNKDGSCSVEYVPYEAGTYSLNVTYGGHQVPGSPFKVPVHDVTDASKVKCSGPGLSPGMVRANLPQSFQVDTSKAGVAPLQVKVQGPKGLVEPVDVVDNADGTQTVSYVPSREGPYSISVLYGDKEVPRSPFKVKVLPTHDASKVKASGPGLNTTGVPASLPVEFTIDAKDAGEGLLAVQITDPEGKPKKTHIQDNHDGTYTVAYVPDVTGRYTILIKYGGDEIPFSPYRVRAVPTGDASKCTVTVSIGGHGLGTGIGPTIQIGEETVITVDAKAAGKGKVTCTVCTPDGSEVDVDVVENADGTFDIFYTAPQPGKYVICVRFGGEHVPNSPFQVTALAGDQPSTQPPLRPQQVAPPYAYPQGGQQTWAPERPLVGVNGLDVTTLRPFDLVIPFTIKKGEITGEVRMPSGKVAQPSITDNKDGTVTVRYAPSEAGLHEMDIRYDNMHIPGSPLQFYVDYVNCGHVTAYGPGLSHGVVNKPATFTVNTKDAGEGGLSLAIEGPSKAEISCTDNQDGTCSVSYLPVLPGDYSILVKYNEQHIPGSPFTARVTGDDSMRLSHLKVGSAADIPINISETDLSLLTATVVPPSGREEPCLLKRLRNGHVGISFVPKETGEHLVHVKKNSQHMANSPIPVMISQSEIGDASRVRVSGQGLQEGHTFEPAEFIIDTRDAGYGGLSLSIEGPSKVDINTEDLEDGTCRVTYCPTEPGNYIINIKFADQHVPGSPFSVKVTGEGRVKESITRRRRAPSVANVGSHCDLSLKIPEISIQDMAAQVTSPSGKIHEAEIMEGENHTYCIRFVPAEMGTHTVSVKYKGQHVPGSPFQFTVGPLGEGGAHKVRAGGPGLERAEAGVPAEFSIWTREAGAGGLAIAVEGPSKAEISFEDRKDGSCGVAYMVQEPGDYEVSVKFNEEHIPDSPFVVPVASPSGDARRLTVSSLQESGLKVNQPASFAVSLNGAKGVIDAKVHSPSGALEECYVTEIDQDKYAVRFIPRENGVYLIDVKFNGTHIPGSPFKIRVGEPGHGGDPGLVSAYGAGLEGGVTGSPAEFIVNTSNAGAGALSVTIDGPSKVKMDCQECPEGYRVTYTPMAPGSYLISIKYGGPYHIGGSPFKAKVTGPRLVSNHSLHETSSVFVDSLTKAASAPQHGVPGLGPTDASKVVAKGLGLSKAYAGQKSSFTVDCSKAGNNMLLVGVHGPRTPCEEILVKHMGSRLYSISYLLKEKGEYTLVVKWGDEHIPGSPYRVTVP, encoded by the exons ATGAGTAGCTTCCACTCGCGGGCGGGCCAGAGTGCGGCGGGCGCGGCTCTGGGCAGCGGCGGCGCCGACTCTCGGGACGCCGAGATGCCGGCCACCGAGAAGGACCTGGCGGAGGACGCGCCGTGGAAGAAGATCCAGCAGAACACGTTCACGCGCTGGTGCAATGAGCACCTCAAGTGCGTGAGCAAGCGCATCGCCAACCTGCAGACGGACCTGAGCGACGGGCTGCGACTCATCGCGCTGCTGGAGGTGCTCAGCCAGAAGAAGATGCACCGCAAGCACAACCAGCGGCCCACCTTCCGCCAGATGCAGCTCGAGAACGTGTCCGTGGCGCTCGAGTTTCTGGACCGCGAGAGCATCAAGCTGGTGTCGATCG ACAGCAAGGCCATCGTGGACGGCAACCTGAAGCTGATCCTGGGCCTGGTGTGGACGCTGATCCTGCACTACTCCATCTCCATGCCCATGTGGGAcgaggaggaggacgaggaggcCAAGAAGCAGACGCCCAAGCAGCGGCTCCTGGGCTGGATCCAGAACAAACTGCCGCAGCTGCCCATCACCAACTTCAGCCGCGACTGGCAGAGCGGCCGTGCCCTGGGCGCCCTCGTCGACAGCTGTGCCCCAG GTCTGTGTCCTGACTGGGACTCCTGGGACGCCAGCAAGCCTGTGAACAACGCCCGCGAGGCCATGCAGCAGGCCGATGACTGGCTGGGCATCCCGCAG GTAATCACCCCCGAGGAGATAGTGGACCCCAACGTCGACGAGCACTCCGTCATGACCTACCTGTCCCAGTTCCCCAAGGCCAAGCTAAAGCCGGGGGCTCCCCTGCGGCCCAAACTGAACCCGAAGAAAGCCCGAGCCTACGGGCCAG GCATTGAGCCGACGGGCAACATGGTGAAGAAGCGGGCAGAGTTCACCGTGGAGACCAGGAGCGCCGGCCAGGGGGAGGTCCTGGTGTACGTGGAGGACCCGGCCGGCCACCAGGAAGAG GCCAAGGTGACTGCCAACAACGACAAGAACCGTACCTTCTCCGTCTGGTACGTCCCTGAGGTGACAGGGACACACAAG GTCACCGTGCTCTTTGCCGGCCAGCATATCGCCAAGAGCCCCTTTGAGGTGTACGTGGACAAGTCACAGGGTGACGCCAGCAAGGTGACTGCCCAGGGCCCGGGCCTGGAGCCCAGTGGCAACATTGCCCATAAGACCACGTACTTTGAGATCTTCATGGCAG GAGCAGGCACGGGTGAGGTGGACGTGACGATCCAGGACCCCACGGGGCAGAAGGGCAGCGTGCAGCCCCAGCTGGAGGCCCGGGGTGACAGCATGTACTGCTGCAGCTACCAGCCCACCATGGAGGGCACACACACGGTCCACGTCACCTTCGCTGGCATGCCCATCCCTCGCAGCCCCTATAGTGTCTCCGTGGGCCAAG CCTGTAACCCGGGGGCCTGCCGGGCCGTGGGCCGGGGCCTGCAGCCCAAGGGCGTGCGGGTGAAGGAGACGGCCGACTTCAAGGTGTACACGAAGGGCGCAGGCAGTGGCGAGTTGAAGGTCACCGTGAAGGGTCCCA AGGGTGAGGAGCGCGTGAAGCAGAAGGACCTGGGGGACAGCGTCTACGGCTTTGAATATTACCCCACCGTCCCTGGCACATACACGGTCACCATCACATGGGGTGGCCAGAACATCGCACACAG CCCCTTCGAGGTCAAGGTGGGCACGGAGTGTGGCAATCAGAAGGTGCGGGCCTGGGGCCCCGGCCTGGAGGGTGGCGTGGTCGGCAGATCGGCGGACTTCGTGGTGGAGGCCATCGGGGATGATGTGGGCACCTTGG GCTTCTCGGTGGAAGGCCCATCGCAGGCGAAGATCGAGTGTGACGACAAGGGCGACAGCTCATGTGACGTGCGCTACTGGCCACAGGAGGCCGGCGAGTACGCCGTGCACGTGCTCTGCAACAGCGAGGACATCCGCCTCAGCCCCTTCATGGCTGACATCCGTGAGGCACCGCAGGACTTCCACCCAGACCGG GTGAAGGCCCATGGGCCGGGATTGGAGAAAACAGGCATAGCCGTCAACAAGCCGGCAGAATTCACGGTGGACGCCAAGCACGGCGGGAAGGCGCCCCTCAAGGTCCAAGTGCAG GACAATGAGGGCTGCCCCGTGGAGGCCTCAGTCAAAGACAATGGCAACGGCACCTACAGCTGCTCCTACGTGCCCAGGAAGCCGGTGAAACACACGGCCACCGTGTCCTGGGGGGGTGTCAACATCCCCAACAGCCCCTTCCGG GTCAATGTGGGTGCCGGCAGCCACCCCAACAAGGTTAAGGTCTACGGCCCCGGGGTGGCCAAGACGGGCCTCAAGGCTCACGAGCCCACCTACTTCACCGTAGACTGCACGGAGGCCGGCCAGG GAGACGTCAGCATTGGCATCAAGTGCGCCCCCGGCGTGGTGGGGCCGGCCGAGGCCGACATCGACTTCGACATCATCCGCAACGACAATGACACCTTCACGGTCAAGTACACGCCCTGCGGGGCCGGCAGCTACACCATCATGGTGCTGTTTGCTGACCAG gCCACCCCCACCAGCCCCATCCGTGTCAAGGTCGAGCCCTCCCACGATGCCAGCAAGGTGAAGGCCGAGGGGCCCGGCCTCAGCCGCACCG GTGTGGAGCTCAGCAAACCCACCTACTTCACGGTCAATGCCAAAGCCGCCGGCAAGGGCAAGCTGGACGTCCAGTTCTCGGGCCCAGCCAAAGGGGACGCGGTGCGGGACGTGGATGTCATCGATCACCATGACAACACGTATACGGTCAAGTACACGCCTGTGCAGCAG GGCCCAGTGGGTGTCAATGTCACTTACGGAGGGGACCCCATCCCCAAGAGCCCCTTCTCCATGGGGGTGGTGCCAAGCCTGGACCTCAGCAAGATCAAGGTGTCTGGCCTGGGAGAGA AAGTGGATGTCGGCAAAGACCAAGAGTTCACAGTCAAGTCGAAGGGCGCCGGCGGCCAAGGCAAAGTGGCGTCCAAGATTGTGGGCCCCTCGGGTGCCGCCGTGCCCTGCAAGGTGGAACCCGGCCTGGGGGCCGACAACAGCGTGGTGCGCTTCGTGCCCCGTGAGGAGGGGCCCTATGAGGTGGAGGTGACCTACGATGGGGTCCCTGTGCCCGGGAGCCCCTTCCCGCTGGAGGCCGTGCCCCCCACCAAACCTAGCAAG GTGAAGGCCTTTGGGCCTGGGCTGCAGGGTGGCAGGGCGGGCTCCCCGGCCCGCTTCACCATCGACACTAAGGGCGCGGGCACGGGTGGCCTGGGCCTGACGGTGGAAGGCCCGTGTGAGGCCCAGCTCGAGTGCCTGGACAACGGCGACGGCACGTGCTCCGTCTCCTACGTGCCCACCGAGCCCGGGGACTACAACATCAACATCCTCTTCGCCGACACCCACATCCCCGGCTCGCCCTTCAAGGCCCACGTGGCTCCCTGCTTCGATGCATCCAAGGTCAAGTGCTCGGGCCCGGGGCTGGAGCGGGCCACGGCCGGTGAGGCAGGCCAGTTCCACGTGGACTGCTCCAGCGCGGGCAGCGCCGAGCTGACCATTGAGATCCGCTCGGAGGCGGGGCTGCCGGCCGAGGTGCACATCCAGGACCATGGCGATGGCACGCACACCATCACCTACATCCCCCTCTGCCCTGGCGCCTACACCGTCACCATCAAGTATGGCGGCCAGCCCGTGCCCAACTTCCCCAGCAAGCTGCAGGTGGCGCCCGCTGTGGACACCTCGGGCGTCCAGTGCTACGGCCCCGGGATTGAGGGCCAAG GTGTCTTCCGTGAGGCCACCACTGAGTTCAGCGTGGATGCCCGGGTGCTGACCCAGGCCGGGGGGCCTCATGTCAAGGCCCGTGTGGCCAACCCCTCGGGGAACCTGACGGAGACGTACGTGCAGGACTGCGGCGACGGCACGTACAAAGTGGAGTACACGCCTTACGAGGAGG GCCTCCACTCCGTGGACGTCACCTACGATGGCAGCCCAGTGCCCAGCAGCCCCTTTCAGGTGCCCGTGACCGAGGGCTGCAACCCCTCCTGGGTGCGGGTCCACGGGCCCGGCCTCCAGAGTGGCACCACCAACCAACCCAACAGGTTCACCGTGGAGACCAG GGGAGCCGGCACGGGGGGCCTGGGCCTGGCCGTGGAGGGCCCCTCCGAGGCCAAGATGTCCTGCACCGACAACAAGGATGGCAGCTGTTCCGTCGAGTACGTGCCCTATGAGGCCGGCACCTACAGCCTCAATGTCACCTACGGGGGCCACCAAGTGCCAG GCAGTCCCTTTAAGGTCCCCGTGCATGATGTGACCGACGCGTCCAAGGTCAAGTGCTCCGGGCCTGGCCTGAGCCCGGGCATGGTCCGTGCCAACCTCCCTCAGTCCTTCCAAGTGGACACCAGCAAGGCGGGTGTGGCCCCGCTCCAGGTCAAAGTGCAAGGGCCCAAAG GCCTGGTGGAGCCAGTGGACGTGGTGGACAATGCCGACGGCACTCAGACTGTCAGCTACGTGCCCAGCCGCGAGGGACCCTACAGCATCTCCGTGTTGTATGGGGACAAAGAGGTGCCTCGGAG CCCGTTCAAGGTCAAAGTGCTGCCGACGCACGATGCCAGCAAGGTGAAGGCCAGCGGCCCTGGGCTCAACACCACCGGCGTGCCCGCCAGCCTGCCTGTGGAGTTCACCATTGACGCTAAGGATGCTGGGGAGGGCCTGCTGGCTGTGCAGATCACG GACCCAGAGGGCAAGCCCAAGAAGACACACATCCAAGACAACCACGACGGCACGTACACAGTGGCCTACGTGCCCGACGTGACGGGCCGCTACACCATCCTCATCAAGTATGGCGGTGACGAGATCCCCTTCTCCCCCTACCGTGTGCGGGCCGTGCCCACAGGGGATGCCAGCAAGTGCACTGTCACAG TGTCAATCGGAGGTCACGGGCTAG GTACTGGCATCGGCCCCACCATCCAGATCGGGGAGGAGACGGTGATCACCGTGGACGCCAAGGCCGCGGGCAAGGGCAAGGTCACCTGCACCGTGTGCACACCGGACGGCTCGGAGGTGGACGTGGACGTGGTGGAGAATGCGGACGGCACCTTTGACATCTTCTACACGGCGCCCCAGCCGGGCAAATACGTCATCTGCGTGCGCTTCGGCGGCGAGCACGTCCCCAACAGCCCCTTCCAAGTGACG GCCCTGGCCGGGGACCAGCCCAGCACACAGCCGCCGCTCCGGCCTCAGCAGGTGGCCCCGCCGTACGCCTATCCCCAGGGCGGCCAGCAGACTTGG GCCCCAGAGAGGCCCCTGGTGGGAGTCAATGGGCTGGATGTGACCACCCTGAGGCCCTTCGACCTCGTCATCCCCTTCACCATCAAGAAGGGGGAGATAACTG GGGAGGTGCGGATGCCCTCAGGCAAGGTGGCCCAGCCCTCCATCACCGACAACAAGGACGGCACCGTCACTGTGCGCTACGCCCCCAGTGAGGCTGGCCTGCATGAGATGGACATCCGCTACGACAACATGCACATCCCAG GCAGCCCCTTGCAGTTCTACGTGGATTACGTCAACTGCGGTCACGTCACTGCATACGGGCCGGGCCTCAGCCACGGCGTGGTCAACAAGCCTGCCACCTTCACCGTCAACACCAAGGACGCGGGCGAGG GGGGCCTGTCGCTGGCCATCGAGGGCCCGTCCAAGGCCGAAATCAGCTGCACAGACAACCAGGACGGGACATGCAGCGTCTCATACTTGCCCGTGCTGCCCGGTGACTACAGCATCTTGGTCAAATACAACGAGCAGCACATCCCGGGCAGCCCCTTCACGGCCAGGGTCACAG GTGACGACTCGATGCGCCTGTCCCACCTGAAGGTGGGCTCGGCCGCGGACATCCCCATCAACATCTCGGAGACGGACCTCAGCCTGCTGACGGCCACCGTGGTGCCCCCCTCGGGCCGGGAGGAGCCCTGTCTGCTCAAGCGGCTGCGCAACGGCCACGTGG GCATCTCGTTCGTGCCCAAGGAGACCGGGGAGCACCTGGTGCATGTGAAAAAGAACAGCCAGCACATGGCCAACAGCCCCATCCCCGTCATGATCAGCCAGTCGGAGATCGGGGACGCCAGCCGTGTGCGGGTCTCGGGCCAGGGTCTCCAAGAAGGCCACACCTTCGAGCCCGCCGAGTTCATCATCGACACCCGGGACGCCGGCTACGGGGGGCTCAGCCTGTCCATCGAGGGGCCCAGCAAAGTGGACATCAACACCGAGGACCTGGAGGACGGCACGTGCCGAGTCACCTATTGCCCCACGGAGCCCGGCAACTACATCATCAATATCAAATTCGCCGACCAGCACGTGCCCG GCAGCCCCTTCTCCGTGAAGGTGACAGGCGAGGGCCGGGTGAAAGAGAGTATCACGCGGAGGCGGCGGGCACCCTCGGTGGCCAATGTCGGCAGCCACTGCGATCTTAGCCTGAAGATCCCCG AAATCAGCATCCAGGATATGGCTGCCCAGGTGACCAGCCCGTCGGGCAAGATCCACGAGGCCGAGATCATGGAGGGTGAGAACCACACCTACTGCATCCGTTTCGTGCCCGCCGAGATGGGCACTCACACGGTCAGCGTCAAGTACAAGGGTCAGCACGTGCCTGGGAGCCCTTTCCAGTTCACCGTGGGGCCCCTGGGGGAAGGCGGAGCCCACAAGGTCCGGGCCGGGGGTCCCGGCCTGGAGAGGGCTGAAGCCGGGGTGCCAG CCGAGTTCAGCATCTGGACCAGGGAGGCTGGGGCCGGGGGCCTGGCCATTGCCGTGGAAGGGCCCAGCAAGGCTGAGATCTCCTTCGAGGACCGCAAGGATGGCTCCTGTGGCGTGGCCTACATGGTCCAGGAGCCAG GTGACTACGAGGTCTCGGTCAAGTTCAACGAGGAGCACATCCCCGACAGCCCCTTCGTGGTGCCCGTGGCCTCTCCGTCGGGCGATGCCCGCCGCCTCACTGTTTCTAGTCTTCAG GAGTCAGGGCTAAAGGTCAACCAGCCAGCCTCTTTTGCAGTCAGCCTGAACGGGGCCAAGGGGGTGATTGATGCCAAGGTGCACAGCCCCTCGGGAGCCCTGGAGGAGTGCTATGTCACCGAGATCGACCAAG ATAAGTATGCCGTGCGCTTCATCCCGCGGGAGAACGGTGTCTACCTGATCGATGTCAAGTTCAACGGCACCCACATCCCCGGCAGCCCCTTCAAGATCCGAGTTGGGGAGCCTGGGCATGGCGGGGACCCAGGCCTGGTGTCTGCCTACGGAGCGGGCCTGGAAGGCGGCGTCACAG GGAGCCCGGCCGAGTTTATTGTCAACACGAGCAACGCGGGAGCAGGTGCCCTGTCGGTGACCATCGATGGCCCCTCCAAGGTGAAGATGGATTGCCAAGAGTGCCCCGAGGGCTACCGGGTCACCTACACGCCCATGGCCCCCGGCAGCTACCTCATCTCCATCAAGTACGGTGGCCCCTACCACATCGGGGGCAGCCCCTTCAAGGCCAAAGTCACAG GGCCCCGCCTGGTCAGCAACCACAGCCTCCATGAGACCTCGTCGGTGTTTGTGGACTCCCTGACCAAGGCTGCCAGTGCCCCGCAGCACGGGGTCCCGGGCCTGGGGCCCACGGACGCTAGCAAGGTGGTAGCCAAGGGCCTGGGGCTGAGCAAGGCCTACGCTGGCCAGAAAAGCAGTTTTACGGTTGACTGCAGCAAAGCAG gcaaTAACATGCTGCTGGTGGGGGTGCACGGCCCACGGACGCCCTGCGAGGAGATCCTGGTGAAGCACATGGGTAGCCGGCTCTACAGCATCTCCTACCTGCTCAAGGAGAAGGGGGAGTACACGCTGGTAGTCAAGTGGGGCGACGAGCACATCCCGGGCAGCCCCTACCGTGTCACGGTGCCCTGA